A region of Gracilinanus agilis isolate LMUSP501 chromosome 3, AgileGrace, whole genome shotgun sequence DNA encodes the following proteins:
- the LOC123240090 gene encoding zinc finger protein 420-like isoform X1, which produces MEKPTRDGPLNSKLRVTSQCEDMLKRKKKRSQEKLYECNECRKAFNYFSAFIRHRRSHSGEKPFECGACEKTFSQNTCLTVHPIIHTGEKPYECGECGKTFSDSSTRIRHQIIHNIEKPYKCHECEKSFSYCSALIRHLRIHTGEKPYECNECGKAFSHSTCLTQHQRTHTGEKPYECNECGKAFSQNSSLYYHQRTHTGEKPYKCNECGKAFSYHASLTQHKQTHTGEKPYECSECGKTFSRSTYIIEHQRIHTGEKPYECTECGKAFRYCSALTQHQKMHTEEKPYECRECGKGFHFYSALIQHRKAHTGEKPYECTECGKAFIRSTCLTQHQKLHTEEKSHENGESRKVFGQSSSLPEKQRIKTGGKSYECNDCGKIFKYFSILAQHQKTHTGEKPYECNECGKTFSRSTCLTKHNRTHTGEKPYLCSVCGKAFSQNSSLTEHQRIHTGEKPYECSKCGKAFSRSTFLTRHQQTHTGEKPYECSECGKSFSQRSSLYYHQRTHTGEKPYECFECGKSFSRSTFLTQHQRIHTGEKPYACSECGNTFSRRAALTKHQKLHTEK; this is translated from the coding sequence ATGGAAAAACCCACAAGGGATGGTCCCTTGAACTCTAAGCTGAGAGTAACCAGTCAGTGTGAAGATAtgttgaagagaaaaaagaaaagaagccaggagaaactctatgaatgtaatgaatgtagAAAAGCCTTTAATTACTTCTCTGCCTTTATTCGACATCGGAGAAGTCACAGTGGAGAGAAGCCCTTCGAATGTGGTGCATGTGAAAAGACCTTCAGCCAGAACACATGCCTTACTGTACATCCGataatccacactggagagaaaccctacgAATGTGGTGAATGTGGGAAGACCTTTAGTGATAGCTCAACCCGTATTCGGCATCAGATCATTCATAATatagagaaaccttataaatgtcaCGAATGTGAGAAATCCTTCAGTTATTGCTCAGCCCTTATTCGGCACCTTCggattcacactggagagaagccctatgaatgtaatgaatgtgggaaagccttcagccaCAGCACGTGCCTTACCCAGCATCAGAGaactcacactggagagaagccctatgaatgtaatgaatgtgggaaagccttcagccaGAATTCATCCCTGTATTACCACCAGAggactcatactggagagaaaccctataaatgcaatgaatgtgggaaggccttcagtTACCACGCATCCCTCACTCAACATAAGCAAACACATACTGGAGAAAAGCCCTAtgaatgtagtgaatgtgggaaaaccttcAGTCGAAGCACATATATTattgaacatcagagaattcatactggagagaaaccctatgaatgtacggaatgtgggaaagccttcagatACTGCTCAGCTCTTACTCAACATCAGAAAATGCATACAgaagagaaaccctatgaatgccGAGAATGTGGAAAAGGCTTCCACTTCTACTCAGCTCTTATTCAGCATCGGAAagctcatactggagagaaaccttatgaatgtactgaatgtggaaaagcctttatCCGGAGTACCTGCCTTACCCAACACCAGAAACTTCACACTGAAGAAAAATCCCATGAAAACGGCGAATCGAGGAAAGTCTTTGGCCAAAGCTCATCCCTTCCTGAAAAGCAGAGAATTAAAACTGGAGGGAAATCCTATGAATGCAATGATTGTGGGAAAATCTTTAAGTATTTCTCAATCCTTGCTCAACATCAGAAAACTCATACTGGTGAAAAACCCTatgagtgtaatgaatgtgggaagaccTTTAGCCGGAGCACATGCCTTACCAAACATAATAGAACCCATACAGGTGAGAAACCCTATTTATGCAGTGTATGTGGAAAAGCATTTAGTCAAAACTCATCTCTTAcagaacatcagagaattcatactggagagaaaccctatgaatgcagtaaatgtgggaaagcctttagccGGAGTACATTCCTTACTCGTCATCAGCaaactcatactggagagaaaccctatgagtGCAGTGAATGTGGGAAATCCTTCAGCCAAAGGTCATCTCTTTATTACCACCAGAGAactcacactggagaaaaaccataTGAGTGCTTTGAATGTGGGAAATCCTTCAGCCGCAGCACATTCCTtactcaacatcagagaattcatactggagagaaaccctatgcaTGTAGTGAATGCGGGAATACTTTCAGTAGGCGTGCAGCCCTCACCAAGCATCAAAAACTTCACACTGAAAAGTAA
- the LOC123240090 gene encoding zinc finger protein 883-like isoform X2, translated as MEKPTRDGPLNSKLRVTSQCEDMLKRKKKRSQEKLYECNECRKAFNYFSAFIRHRRSHSGEKPFECGACEKTFSQNTCLTVHPIIHTGEKPYECGECGKTFSDSSTRIRHQIIHNIEKPYKCHECEKSFSYCSALIRHLRIHTGEKPYECNECGKAFSHSTCLTQHQRTHTGEKPYECNECGKAFSQNSSLYYHQRTHTGEKPYKCNECGKAFSYHASLTQHKQTHTGEKPYECSECGKTFSRSTYIIEHQRIHTGEKPYECTECGKAFRYCSALTQHQKMHTEEKPYECRECGKGFHFYSALIQHRKAHTGEKPYECTECGKAFIRSTCLTQHQKLHTGGKSYECNDCGKIFKYFSILAQHQKTHTGEKPYECNECGKTFSRSTCLTKHNRTHTGEKPYLCSVCGKAFSQNSSLTEHQRIHTGEKPYECSKCGKAFSRSTFLTRHQELTLEKNHMSALNVGNPSAAAHSLLNIREFILERNPMHVVNAGILSVGVQPSPSIKNFTLKSNPRVSWLTRTALD; from the exons ATGGAAAAACCCACAAGGGATGGTCCCTTGAACTCTAAGCTGAGAGTAACCAGTCAGTGTGAAGATAtgttgaagagaaaaaagaaaagaagccaggagaaactctatgaatgtaatgaatgtagAAAAGCCTTTAATTACTTCTCTGCCTTTATTCGACATCGGAGAAGTCACAGTGGAGAGAAGCCCTTCGAATGTGGTGCATGTGAAAAGACCTTCAGCCAGAACACATGCCTTACTGTACATCCGataatccacactggagagaaaccctacgAATGTGGTGAATGTGGGAAGACCTTTAGTGATAGCTCAACCCGTATTCGGCATCAGATCATTCATAATatagagaaaccttataaatgtcaCGAATGTGAGAAATCCTTCAGTTATTGCTCAGCCCTTATTCGGCACCTTCggattcacactggagagaagccctatgaatgtaatgaatgtgggaaagccttcagccaCAGCACGTGCCTTACCCAGCATCAGAGaactcacactggagagaagccctatgaatgtaatgaatgtgggaaagccttcagccaGAATTCATCCCTGTATTACCACCAGAggactcatactggagagaaaccctataaatgcaatgaatgtgggaaggccttcagtTACCACGCATCCCTCACTCAACATAAGCAAACACATACTGGAGAAAAGCCCTAtgaatgtagtgaatgtgggaaaaccttcAGTCGAAGCACATATATTattgaacatcagagaattcatactggagagaaaccctatgaatgtacggaatgtgggaaagccttcagatACTGCTCAGCTCTTACTCAACATCAGAAAATGCATACAgaagagaaaccctatgaatgccGAGAATGTGGAAAAGGCTTCCACTTCTACTCAGCTCTTATTCAGCATCGGAAagctcatactggagagaaaccttatgaatgtactgaatgtggaaaagcctttatCCGGAGTACCTGCCTTACCCAACACCAGAAACTTCAC ACTGGAGGGAAATCCTATGAATGCAATGATTGTGGGAAAATCTTTAAGTATTTCTCAATCCTTGCTCAACATCAGAAAACTCATACTGGTGAAAAACCCTatgagtgtaatgaatgtgggaagaccTTTAGCCGGAGCACATGCCTTACCAAACATAATAGAACCCATACAGGTGAGAAACCCTATTTATGCAGTGTATGTGGAAAAGCATTTAGTCAAAACTCATCTCTTAcagaacatcagagaattcatactggagagaaaccctatgaatgcagtaaatgtgggaaagcctttagccGGAGTACATTCCTTACTCGTCATCA AGAactcacactggagaaaaaccataTGAGTGCTTTGAATGTGGGAAATCCTTCAGCCGCAGCACATTCCTtactcaacatcagagaattcatactggagagaaaccctatgcaTGTAGTGAATGCGGGAATACTTTCAGTAGGCGTGCAGCCCTCACCAAGCATCAAAAACTTCACACTGAAAAGTAATCCTAG GGTCTCTTGGCTAACCCGCACGGCCTTGGATTAA